One segment of Sulfobacillus thermosulfidooxidans DSM 9293 DNA contains the following:
- a CDS encoding transcription repressor NadR, with amino-acid sequence MTGEERRAWLKDHLKGTTPIAGHELSALLGVSRQVIVQDIALLRAEGYPIISTPRGYLFWEKPTGSIRTVVAVKHASSPEVVREELTTMVKSGVTVVNVIVAHPLYGELVGNLNLSTLDDVDRFMQNMQQMGASLLSELTDGVHLHTLEGAPDTIERAKWALAHKGFLLQASS; translated from the coding sequence ATGACCGGAGAGGAAAGACGAGCATGGCTTAAAGATCATCTAAAAGGCACTACGCCTATAGCGGGTCATGAATTATCGGCGTTATTAGGCGTGAGCCGCCAAGTCATTGTCCAAGATATTGCCCTGTTGCGTGCCGAGGGCTATCCCATTATCTCCACTCCGCGGGGCTACTTGTTTTGGGAAAAACCGACGGGAAGCATCCGCACAGTCGTTGCGGTGAAACATGCCTCGTCCCCTGAGGTAGTGCGGGAAGAATTGACCACAATGGTGAAGAGTGGTGTCACTGTCGTTAATGTCATTGTCGCCCATCCATTATACGGGGAACTGGTGGGAAACTTAAACTTAAGCACTCTGGACGATGTCGACCGCTTTATGCAAAACATGCAACAAATGGGAGCGAGCTTACTATCGGAGCTCACCGACGGTGTACATCTTCACACTCTCGAAGGAGCGCCCGACACGATTGAACGGGCAAAATGGGCCCTCGCGCATAAAGGATTTTTATTGCAAGCGAGTTCATGA
- a CDS encoding glycosyl hydrolase family 18 protein → MMDKPWEIWWREYKHWVAWGLGGVLVIILFITLTRHPSRVNPSSSSHFQVIGFYQNYSPASGHPGSESSFQAHLNQLTTVSPRWFQVNPSGSVTDIGYDNYVVHLAHQHHVAVMPLFTNAGGSSQVLLTAASRQQAITNIVSVVKTDHLDGVNIDFELLKPSARAGLSLFVTDLASKLHALHKTIGVSVFPLVGLPYSINGADDYSALAKAADYLVVMVYDHHYSGGPPGPVAPFGWVQDNIKAALKQVPASKIVLAIGMYGYDWVDNGHAGPAKTVPDEEVPQLLHKYGVHAHYNYLDSQNWFTYTAASGIKHIVYYMGTRSAQARINLARHDHLAGISLWRLGFEEPNFWSVIPRK, encoded by the coding sequence ATGATGGACAAACCATGGGAAATATGGTGGCGTGAGTATAAGCATTGGGTCGCGTGGGGACTCGGCGGTGTTTTGGTCATAATATTGTTCATTACCTTGACACGCCATCCATCACGCGTCAACCCGTCGTCTTCTTCGCACTTTCAAGTGATTGGATTTTATCAAAACTATTCGCCGGCTAGTGGTCATCCCGGTTCTGAGAGTTCGTTTCAAGCTCATCTCAACCAACTCACGACGGTAAGCCCCCGTTGGTTCCAGGTTAATCCCAGTGGAAGTGTTACAGATATCGGGTATGACAATTACGTTGTCCATCTCGCGCATCAGCACCATGTGGCGGTGATGCCCCTGTTTACCAATGCGGGAGGCAGTTCGCAAGTCCTCTTAACGGCCGCCTCCAGGCAACAAGCGATTACAAATATAGTGTCGGTCGTAAAAACAGATCACCTAGATGGGGTCAATATCGATTTCGAATTACTTAAGCCCAGTGCGCGGGCAGGTTTGTCTCTATTTGTGACGGACTTGGCGAGCAAGCTGCATGCGCTCCATAAAACGATTGGTGTCTCTGTCTTTCCGCTGGTGGGATTACCCTATTCGATTAATGGGGCCGATGATTACTCCGCCCTGGCTAAGGCGGCTGATTATTTGGTGGTGATGGTTTATGATCACCACTATAGCGGTGGACCGCCTGGTCCCGTGGCCCCTTTTGGGTGGGTTCAAGACAACATTAAGGCCGCACTGAAACAGGTGCCGGCAAGTAAAATTGTGCTGGCAATCGGTATGTATGGTTATGACTGGGTTGATAATGGGCATGCAGGTCCCGCCAAAACCGTACCTGATGAAGAGGTTCCCCAGTTACTTCATAAATATGGAGTCCATGCCCACTATAATTATCTGGATTCCCAAAACTGGTTTACTTATACTGCCGCTTCGGGCATCAAGCATATTGTCTATTACATGGGCACGCGTTCGGCACAGGCCCGCATTAATTTGGCCCGTCACGATCATCTTGCAGGGATTTCGTTATGGCGTTTGGGTTTCGAAGAGCCGAATTTTTGGTCCGTGATTCCACGAAAGTAG
- the mutS gene encoding DNA mismatch repair protein MutS yields MTAKLTPMQEQYQRLKQQHPEALLFFRLGDFYELFGEDAEIAAPILDVQLTTRDKVTPMCGVPYHAVDQYLRKLVEKGFTIAIAEQMEDPRFAKGLVEREIIRVVSPGTFVDEADDKPTRFAVLYVTKRDWALVIAELATGSVYFTEQRVNARMATWIQEEWERWHPQEYLTNWETDILLAGKAVSDGSWFNKILSPRDLEQFLAQRFKTAGLRTFGLVEHPTAQAALFVLWRYLTDLEHREPVHLTNILWFHPGQQMAVSARTLNQLHVLSNDGPSLLSILDKTLTPMGSRLLAAWLERPLTCQSQILLRQQAIKWFMTRLAVRKQVRERLQILGDLSKKVSRVALGMATPKDLVAIAKTLATSLDIYQMVQDMPPDLLPVLPPLDVISDILLRLRVLKEDVPNKWDEGNIIQEGVDAQIDRLRSIITNQREALAALEQDEKDRSGIKTLKVGYHRTFGYYLEVSRGQTHKVPEDWRRRQTMANAERYTSDALLDLERTILEALDRVKTLEYERGRELLLLVQTHSEPLNQLARWLATLDVYSAVAEVAVMRSYTFPEWQDGSTRDMEITGLRHPILETLTPHFVPTSVTLPEDLRVMLITGPNMGGKSTFMRALALNVIMAHIGAPVACEYLRLPVFSGVYARIGADDDIYRGQSTFMVEMEEMAWILRQSDRESLVILDELGRGTSTFDGMAIAQAVVERLATPSAPLTLFATHYHELTQLADSHPRMVNFTVEVIHDPKTGQLVFTHRIISGAASRSYGVEVAELAGFPKTLLTRARHLLTMWEEQTQELTQPVQQVTWFRPDPLGQELLDALRLLELDDLSPREAWLWLQDWRERVKRASLDERSSG; encoded by the coding sequence ATGACCGCTAAACTGACACCAATGCAAGAACAGTATCAACGATTGAAACAACAACATCCGGAAGCCCTGTTGTTTTTCCGGTTAGGAGATTTTTACGAACTATTTGGTGAGGATGCAGAAATTGCGGCACCGATCTTGGATGTGCAATTAACTACCCGAGATAAAGTGACGCCGATGTGTGGGGTTCCCTATCACGCGGTAGACCAATACTTGCGCAAGTTGGTAGAGAAAGGTTTTACCATTGCCATTGCTGAACAAATGGAAGATCCTCGCTTTGCGAAGGGCTTAGTCGAGCGAGAAATTATTCGGGTGGTGTCACCGGGGACCTTTGTTGATGAAGCGGACGACAAGCCCACACGCTTTGCTGTTCTCTATGTGACCAAGCGTGATTGGGCTTTGGTTATCGCGGAATTGGCCACGGGCTCGGTATATTTCACGGAACAACGGGTCAATGCCCGAATGGCGACATGGATTCAAGAAGAGTGGGAACGGTGGCATCCCCAAGAATACTTGACGAATTGGGAAACGGATATTCTTTTAGCGGGTAAGGCTGTTTCGGATGGATCATGGTTTAATAAAATATTGTCCCCCAGGGACCTAGAGCAATTTTTGGCGCAGAGATTCAAAACCGCCGGGTTACGCACTTTTGGACTGGTCGAACACCCTACGGCGCAGGCTGCACTTTTTGTACTGTGGCGCTATTTAACCGACTTGGAACACCGTGAACCGGTGCACTTGACCAATATTTTGTGGTTTCATCCCGGCCAACAAATGGCGGTGAGCGCGCGAACTTTGAATCAGTTACATGTGTTGTCTAATGACGGTCCGAGTCTTCTCTCTATTTTAGATAAGACGCTGACGCCTATGGGTTCGCGCTTGTTAGCAGCGTGGTTGGAACGACCCTTAACATGCCAAAGCCAAATTTTATTGCGCCAGCAGGCTATCAAATGGTTTATGACACGGCTTGCTGTGCGTAAACAAGTTCGCGAACGGTTACAAATCCTAGGCGATCTTTCCAAAAAGGTTTCCCGGGTGGCTCTAGGTATGGCCACACCCAAAGATCTCGTGGCTATCGCTAAAACCTTAGCCACAAGTTTGGACATCTATCAGATGGTGCAGGATATGCCGCCAGATCTTTTGCCAGTTCTGCCCCCATTGGATGTGATTTCAGACATCTTGTTACGATTACGCGTGCTGAAAGAGGACGTGCCGAATAAGTGGGATGAGGGCAACATTATTCAAGAGGGTGTAGATGCCCAGATCGATCGCCTGCGGTCGATCATTACGAATCAACGGGAAGCACTGGCAGCCCTTGAACAAGATGAAAAAGATCGTTCGGGAATCAAAACATTGAAAGTGGGATATCACCGCACCTTTGGCTATTACTTGGAAGTGAGCCGGGGACAAACTCACAAAGTTCCCGAAGACTGGCGACGGCGGCAGACAATGGCGAATGCTGAACGTTATACCAGTGATGCTCTCTTGGACCTCGAGCGGACGATTTTGGAAGCTTTAGATCGTGTCAAAACGCTGGAATATGAACGGGGTCGGGAACTCCTTTTACTCGTGCAAACGCATAGTGAACCTTTAAATCAGCTAGCCCGTTGGTTGGCGACACTAGATGTGTATAGTGCGGTAGCTGAAGTGGCGGTCATGCGTTCTTATACTTTTCCTGAGTGGCAGGACGGTTCAACACGGGATATGGAAATCACGGGGTTGCGGCATCCCATTTTAGAGACCCTAACGCCGCATTTTGTGCCGACATCCGTTACATTACCCGAAGATCTCCGGGTCATGCTGATTACCGGACCGAATATGGGAGGCAAGTCCACGTTTATGCGGGCGTTAGCCCTTAATGTGATTATGGCGCATATTGGAGCTCCGGTGGCGTGTGAGTATCTGCGTCTACCCGTTTTTTCGGGTGTTTACGCCCGAATTGGTGCGGACGATGATATTTATCGAGGCCAAAGTACGTTCATGGTAGAAATGGAAGAAATGGCGTGGATCCTGCGCCAAAGCGATCGCGAAAGCCTGGTTATTTTGGACGAGCTGGGACGGGGGACCTCAACCTTTGATGGGATGGCGATTGCTCAGGCCGTTGTCGAACGTCTGGCAACGCCCTCGGCACCTTTAACCTTGTTCGCAACTCATTACCATGAACTCACCCAGTTGGCAGATAGCCATCCACGCATGGTTAATTTTACCGTGGAAGTGATTCATGACCCGAAAACCGGACAATTGGTCTTTACGCACCGTATCATCAGTGGTGCCGCATCGCGTTCCTATGGGGTTGAGGTTGCTGAATTAGCAGGATTTCCTAAAACATTGCTCACGCGGGCGCGTCATCTGTTAACGATGTGGGAAGAACAGACGCAGGAATTAACGCAACCTGTACAACAAGTCACCTGGTTTCGCCCTGATCCCTTAGGACAAGAATTGCTGGATGCGTTAAGACTTCTCGAGTTGGATGACCTTTCTCCTCGTGAAGCATGGCTATGGCTTCAAGACTGGCGCGAGCGCGTGAAGCGGGCAAGTTTGGATGAAAGGAGTAGCGGATGA
- a CDS encoding D-alanyl-D-alanine carboxypeptidase family protein yields the protein MNTRRRIALALTSILGTFALSTSVYAASAPPTPPSLSAQGAILVDANTGQILYGRHIRQEFYPASITKIMTAYLAITHGWNKTVHVSVEAQNQPGSSCYLRAGQAYPMPRVVTAMMMVSGNDAAYAIAQTVGGSVPHFVQMMNQTAQRWHAPGIHFANPSGLPNPHHVVSALGMAIITEHAMANPIFRQIVATKVASLPPDPTPRIYYNQNRLLYTYPGAIGVKIGYTIEADETIVGAAQRHGVTLIEVLLKDTPAGLWPDAANLLNWGFQHFSLVHPIKAGAILGTVDIGHRPILVKSGANLNYLAYPGESIHPILHFVPNNHLASKPITRNELVGSVQISINGQDVGSLPLISLSTMAPYQKSFVWRWKWIESTLAVMILIKLLSRYRSRYRRRKTLRVNPWHLRGSDSR from the coding sequence TTGAACACAAGACGGAGAATTGCATTAGCGCTAACATCCATACTGGGGACTTTTGCTCTGTCCACGTCCGTGTATGCGGCGTCTGCACCACCCACCCCTCCATCGCTATCCGCCCAGGGAGCCATTTTAGTTGATGCCAATACCGGACAAATTCTCTATGGCCGCCATATCCGGCAAGAATTTTATCCGGCATCCATCACCAAGATCATGACAGCCTACCTGGCCATTACTCACGGCTGGAACAAAACGGTGCATGTGTCGGTAGAAGCCCAAAATCAACCGGGATCCAGTTGCTATCTCCGCGCCGGACAGGCCTACCCCATGCCCCGCGTCGTGACCGCCATGATGATGGTCTCGGGTAATGATGCCGCCTATGCCATTGCGCAGACTGTTGGAGGAAGTGTTCCTCATTTTGTGCAAATGATGAACCAAACGGCACAGAGGTGGCATGCCCCAGGCATTCATTTTGCCAATCCCAGCGGTCTACCCAATCCTCATCACGTCGTGAGTGCATTGGGCATGGCCATTATTACCGAGCATGCCATGGCTAATCCTATCTTTCGGCAAATCGTTGCCACCAAAGTTGCGTCATTACCACCCGATCCCACGCCCCGCATTTATTACAACCAAAATCGCCTCCTTTATACTTACCCGGGCGCTATCGGCGTCAAAATTGGATATACCATCGAAGCCGATGAAACGATTGTCGGCGCAGCCCAGCGTCACGGTGTGACGCTTATTGAAGTCTTATTAAAAGATACGCCCGCAGGATTATGGCCCGATGCTGCCAACTTATTAAACTGGGGATTTCAACATTTTTCATTAGTGCATCCCATCAAAGCCGGAGCTATTTTGGGCACTGTTGACATCGGCCACCGCCCGATATTGGTGAAAAGTGGAGCGAATTTAAACTATTTAGCCTATCCGGGCGAATCGATTCACCCCATACTCCACTTTGTTCCTAACAATCATTTAGCATCCAAACCGATTACGCGCAATGAACTAGTTGGCTCGGTTCAAATCAGTATTAATGGACAAGATGTTGGGTCTTTACCCCTCATCAGTTTGTCCACCATGGCTCCATACCAAAAATCTTTCGTCTGGCGGTGGAAATGGATCGAATCGACCCTAGCCGTGATGATTTTGATAAAATTGCTTTCTCGTTATCGCTCTCGCTATCGCCGGCGGAAAACCTTGCGTGTAAATCCCTGGCATCTACGAGGTAGTGACTCGCGCTAA
- a CDS encoding DedA family protein, with protein MAIVHSITNGLLALGVMGVFIGMFLESAYIPVPSEIILPYAGYLVFLHRATLLEAMLAGLLGGIFGAVFAYWIARYGGRPLIERYGRYVFIHHKQIDRADAWFRRHGDGAVFFGRLLPGIRTYISLPAGVAAMPFGRFFLFSLLGALPWTVLFTYIGFVLGHNWQHIGKLGEYFAGFVLILFVAWLAMLWKGRAKANR; from the coding sequence GTGGCGATTGTGCACAGTATTACCAATGGACTTTTAGCGCTGGGTGTGATGGGCGTATTTATTGGAATGTTTTTAGAAAGCGCTTATATCCCAGTGCCTTCCGAAATCATTTTACCGTACGCGGGCTATCTGGTTTTTTTGCATCGCGCCACATTATTAGAGGCCATGCTGGCGGGACTTCTTGGAGGAATTTTTGGCGCCGTGTTTGCCTATTGGATAGCTCGTTACGGTGGGCGTCCTCTCATCGAACGTTATGGCCGCTACGTTTTCATTCATCACAAGCAAATTGATCGTGCCGATGCCTGGTTCCGGCGACACGGCGATGGCGCGGTTTTTTTTGGACGCCTATTACCCGGTATTCGCACCTATATTTCCTTACCGGCTGGCGTTGCAGCCATGCCATTTGGGCGCTTTTTTCTGTTCTCCCTTTTAGGCGCATTGCCATGGACGGTGCTGTTTACCTATATTGGATTTGTCCTTGGTCATAATTGGCAGCATATTGGCAAGCTGGGCGAATATTTTGCAGGATTTGTTCTTATTCTCTTCGTGGCTTGGCTGGCCATGTTGTGGAAAGGTCGCGCCAAAGCCAATCGCTAA